GCACTCACGGTATTAATCGCAATCCCGATCGCTGCCACAACAATCACTGTATCTCCCTCAACTGGAGCCGGATCACGAAAGCGCTGAATTGCCTCCCAACCGACTCCGCCCGACACAATAAATAAAAAGACTGCATTCGCGAATGCTGCCAAAATTGACGATCGACGTAATCCAAACGTATATCGTGTACTCGGTTGCCGCTGAACTAAAAGACTTGCTCCCCAAGCTAGAAGTAATCCTAAAACATCGCTGAGATTGTGCCCTGCATCTGCTAAAAGTGCTAATGAATTCGCAATAATGCCATAGACCGCTTCAATGATGACAAAGGTAGTGTTTAGGGCAACACTGACCACGAAAGCGCGATTGTGGTTCGTGACACTGTGAGAGTGGTTGTGTGACATCGTAATTCTTTTACAAATGTAGGTTAGAGCCTTGTTCAAAGCTTACTACAGCCAGGGGAGTAGCAAGCACCAATGAAAATAGGATGAAATTTTCCAAGTTTTGCTAGCTTTAGTAAAAAGAAATTGCGATCGAGAAAGCATAGCAATGTTTGTGAAATCTGGATTGGTCAGTGGGTATCTACTCCAGCAATTCTAAATTCAAATTTTGACAGGAGGATCAACGGGGGAGGGGATAGAGGTTCGTCAGCGAGAGCGGAAACATGGAACCTTTGCCCCTCAGTTTTGCAGTGTTGCTGAATTATCTCTGTGAAGCGATTCAACAGATTGCTGACCCGCGACAGTCGAGCAATGCGACGTGCTACAAGCTGAGCGATGTGATTCTGGGCGCATTCTCGGTGTTCTTCATTCAATGTGAGTCGTTTCTCGACCATCAGCGACAGATGCAAAGTCGGCGGGGCAAAGACAACGTAGCAAAATCAAATTCAGAAATTGCGTAAAAAGCTTGATCTACGATCGTAGTCTGGACTATATTAAATCAATATCTGAATATTTATTCAGATATTAAATTGATTTTAGGTCAGCCGCCGTGAGTAACCTTTCTCAATCCTCCGAGCTTCTGAATTGCGAAGTTCCAATCGTGCATCTCGATCAGGTTCGTCAAGTTCAGCCGAATTTATTAACCATGACCCAAGCGCAACACATGGCAGAATTTTTCGGTGTGTTAGCTGATCCGAATCGGTTGAGATTACTGTCAGCGTTGGCAAAGCAAGAACTCTGCGTCTGTGATCTAGCAGCAGCGCTGAAGATGAGTGAATCGGCGGTCTCTCATCAACTGCGAGTTCTCAGGGCAACTCGCTTGGTGAACTATCGCAAAGAAGGACGCAACGTTTACTACAGTTTGGCAGATCACCATGTTTTGAATCTCTATCAAGAGGTTCACGCGCATCTTTCTCACGCTGAAGTCTAACCCGTCGATTTTTTAACGAAACCTCTGAATTTCTGTTCAGTCATTCAAAAACGCACTCTCCAAGGAAACTCAATGAAAGCACGGAAACCAACTCAATCAAGCTGCTGCGGTCACGACGACGACCATGATCATCAGTCGCACACAACGGCTCACGACCACACCGCAGGACACAGCCACGACGATGATGATCACGATCATAGTCACGACAGCGGGGATCTCAAGCAAGAGATTATCTTGGTGTCGATCGTGGTTGTCTTATTCCTCATCGGCTTCATTCTTGAGCAGCAATTGCACAACACGCCGTACTCGATCGCGGAATATGCCGTATTGATCCCGGCTTATCTCTTGAGCGGTTGGGGCGTTTTGACCAGTGCGGGACGGAATATTCTCAAAGGACGACTGTTCGATGAAAACTTCTTGATGACGATCGCAACGTTGGGCGCGATCTCGATTCATCTATTGCCGGAAGCCGTCGCGGTGATGCTATTCTTCCGCATTGGAGAACTGTTTCAAGAATCTGCGGTGGGTCGATCGCGCAAATCAATTAGCGCGTTGTTAGAAGTTCGTCCTGATACCGCGAATTTGAAGCTCAACGGCGAAGTGAGACCCGTTTCTCCAGAATCCGTCAAAGTTGGCGATATGATTCTGGTCAAGCCTGGAGAAAAGATTCCGCTGGATGGTGAAATTTTAGACGGCAATTCGCAGGTTGATACCTCTGCGCTGACAGGTGAATCGGTTCCCCGTACTGTTAAACCTGGCGAAACAGTCCTAGCAGGCATGATCAACCAATCGGGTGTACTCACGATCAGAACGACGAAGCTGTTTGGCGAATCGTCGATCGCTCGAATTCTAGAGCTAGTCGAAAATGCTAGCAGCAAGAAAGCTGAAACTGAGAAATTTATCCGCAAGTTTGCCAAAATCTACACGCCGATCGTGGTGTTTTTGTCGTTGGCAGTGGCAATTCTTCCGCCGTTGTTTATGAACAATCCAACCGATGCCGATCGCTTCCGCTGGGTCTACAATGCTTTGGTTTTGCTGGTGATTTCCTGCCCGTGTGGATTGGTGATTAGTATTCCACTCGGCTATTTTGGCGGCGTTGGAGGTGCAGCAAAACGGGGTGTGCTAGTCAAAGGCTCCACTTATTTAGATACACTTGCCGCCGTGAATACGGTTGTATTTGACAAGACTGGAACCTTGACTCAAGGGGTGTTTAAAGTCACTCAAATTATTCCAAAGAATGGCTTTACTGAAGAGAAGTTACTAGCTCTTGCAGCCCAAGTAGAAGCGCATTCTAATCACCCAGTTGCACAGTCGATTCGGACTGCTTATGGTCAAGCGATCGATGAGTCTCAAGTTCAAGACTACAAAGAAATTGCAGGGCACGGAATTCAAGCAAAAGTCGGGAATCAGCTTGTGATTGCAGGCAATGATCGACTATTACATCGTGAAAATATTGCTCATGATGTCTGTCAAGTGGATGGAACGGTTGTGCATCTAGCGACTAATGGGACTTATGCAGGTCGGATTATCATTGCAGACGAACTAAAAGAAGATGCAGTCGAGGCAATTCGATCGCTGAGAAAAATCGGCGTTGAGAAAACAATCATGCTGACAGGCGACAATCAAAGCGTTGCAGATGGTGTCGCGAGACAACTCGGCTTGAGTGGCTATCGAGCGGAACTTTTACCAGAAGGAAAAGTCGAAGCGATCGAGCAAATCTTGCGTGAATCTGGCAAAGGAAAAGTCGCTTTTGTGGGCGATGGAATTAATGATGCGCCAGTGATTGCGCGGGCGGATGTCGGTATGGCAATGGGTGGACTGGGATCAGATGCCGCGATCGAGACGGCTGACGTGGTAATCATGACCGATGCTCCGTCCAAAATTGCTGAAGCGATTCAAATCGGACGCAAGACACACCGGATTGTGATTCAGAACATTGTAATGGCGATGGTCGTGAAAGGCTTCTTTATTATTCTGGGTGCGTTTGGGATTGCAACACTGTGGGAAGCAGTATTTGCCGATGTGGGCGTGGCGCTACTTGCCGTTCTCAATGCAAATCGAGTTGTCAGATAACACAGATTGCTTTACCGGGATGAAAAGCCTTCCTTCTCATCCCAAACTTATTAACATCAGGAGGTTTAAGACTCTATGCCGCGTAAACGATCGACCCCTTGGATTCATCGCTGGTCACGCTTTATCATGGCAGGACTGGCAACGATCGGAGCCGTCGTAACGGGTTATTTAACGATCGTCAAATTCTCTCAAAGTTCAACAGCTTGCCCGACGAATGGATGTGACATTGTTCTATCTAGGGCGTATCTGC
This genomic interval from Leptolyngbya sp. NIES-2104 contains the following:
- a CDS encoding heavy metal translocating P-type ATPase, whose product is MKARKPTQSSCCGHDDDHDHQSHTTAHDHTAGHSHDDDDHDHSHDSGDLKQEIILVSIVVVLFLIGFILEQQLHNTPYSIAEYAVLIPAYLLSGWGVLTSAGRNILKGRLFDENFLMTIATLGAISIHLLPEAVAVMLFFRIGELFQESAVGRSRKSISALLEVRPDTANLKLNGEVRPVSPESVKVGDMILVKPGEKIPLDGEILDGNSQVDTSALTGESVPRTVKPGETVLAGMINQSGVLTIRTTKLFGESSIARILELVENASSKKAETEKFIRKFAKIYTPIVVFLSLAVAILPPLFMNNPTDADRFRWVYNALVLLVISCPCGLVISIPLGYFGGVGGAAKRGVLVKGSTYLDTLAAVNTVVFDKTGTLTQGVFKVTQIIPKNGFTEEKLLALAAQVEAHSNHPVAQSIRTAYGQAIDESQVQDYKEIAGHGIQAKVGNQLVIAGNDRLLHRENIAHDVCQVDGTVVHLATNGTYAGRIIIADELKEDAVEAIRSLRKIGVEKTIMLTGDNQSVADGVARQLGLSGYRAELLPEGKVEAIEQILRESGKGKVAFVGDGINDAPVIARADVGMAMGGLGSDAAIETADVVIMTDAPSKIAEAIQIGRKTHRIVIQNIVMAMVVKGFFIILGAFGIATLWEAVFADVGVALLAVLNANRVVR
- a CDS encoding metalloregulator ArsR/SmtB family transcription factor yields the protein MSNLSQSSELLNCEVPIVHLDQVRQVQPNLLTMTQAQHMAEFFGVLADPNRLRLLSALAKQELCVCDLAAALKMSESAVSHQLRVLRATRLVNYRKEGRNVYYSLADHHVLNLYQEVHAHLSHAEV
- a CDS encoding vitamin K epoxide reductase family protein encodes the protein MPRKRSTPWIHRWSRFIMAGLATIGAVVTGYLTIVKFSQSSTACPTNGCDIVLSRAYLQSLNVR